In Chlamydia gallinacea 08-1274/3, the sequence GTCCCAGAAAAACAAGAGAATAATTTCTTTAGATTGGGAAAAACTCTTTTTCGAGAGAAACTCTGTCTGAAAATTCTTTTTACCTATTCGACGATAAAGTAGTAATTTTGGTAGAAAACTTGCAATAAATACTAGATGGCTGCATGAGAATTGTTTTAGATAGGCACAAAAACAATAAAAAAGGAGAGGGCGTTTTTCTCCGAGTGCAAGCGCGGAGTTCGCCATTAAGTTAATGAAAAAGTCCTTAATCGTAGTGGAATCCCCAGCTAAAATTAAAACTCTACAGAAGCTCTTAGGGAAAAGTTTTATTTTCGCTTCATCACTAGGACATGTGGTTGATCTTCCTGCTAAAGAATTTGGCATCGATATTAATCATGACTTCGAGCCTATTTACCGTGTTCTCCCTGATAAACAAGAAGTGATTAATCACATTCGTAAGTTAGCTGAAAGTTGTGATGTTGTTTATCTATCTCCCGACCCCGATAGAGAAGGAGAAGCTATAGCCTGGCATATTGCCCAGCAACTCCCCAAACATACGAAAATACAGCGCATTGCTTTTAATGCCATTACAAAAAATGCTGTTACTGAAGCCCTAAAACATCCAAGACCTATTGACATGGCTTTAGTTAATGCTCAACAAGCCCGGCGCCTATTAGATCGTATCGTGGGCTATAAGATTTCCCCTATTTTAAGTCGTAAACTGCAACAGCGATCGGGAATATCTGCCGGACGTGTGCAATCTGTAGCATTAAAACTTGTTGTGGATCGAGAAAAAGCTATAGAAACTTTTATCCCTACAGAATATTGGAACATTCGTGTTCTTCTCCAAGATGCACTAACAGAAAAAACGTTCTGGGCACATTTATATGCTGCTGATGGGAAAAAATGGGAAAAAGAACTTCCTAAAGGAAAAAACCCAGAGGAAATTCTATTAATTAATTCAAAAGAGAAAGCCGAATACTATGTGCAACGTTTGGAAAATGCTTCGTATCGCGTAACACGCGTAGAAGCAAAAGAAAAGCGCCGTCATGCCTCTCCCCCATTTATTACATCTACACTCCAACAAGAAGCTAGTCGACATTTTAGATTTTCCTCATCCCGAACTATGTCCATTGCTCAAACTTTATATGAAGGTGTAGAACTAGACAATGAAGACGCAACAGGATTAATCACTTATATGCGTACGGACTCTACGCGTACTGATCCTGAAGCTTTAGCAACAGTTCGAAACTATATTCAAACAACATTTGGACTAGAGTATTTACCTCAGGCTCCAAATCTCTTTTCCACAAAAAAAATGACACAAGATGCTCACGAAGCCATTCGTCCTACAGATATCCGGCTATCCCCTGATAAACTACAAAACAAATTATCCGATGAACAGTTTAAATTATATTCTCTGATTTGGAAACGCTTCGTTGCTTCACAAATGAATCCAGCGATCTATGATACATTAACATTAACGATTTCCACAAATGAGAAAATCGATTTACGTGCCTCGGGTTCTGTATTAAAATTCCGTGGTTTTCTCGTTGTATATGAAGAAAAACACGATGATGATCCTAGCCAAGAAGATAATCCTTTACTTCCTCAATTACATGCCCAAGACATTTTGGAAAAAATTCAAGTTACTGCCGAGCAAGCATTTACCAAGCCACTGCCAAGATTTACAGAGGCTTCTTTAATTAAAGAGCTAGAAAAATCTGGTATAGGCCGTCCTTCAACTTATGCAACGATAATGAATAAAATTCAGAATCGTGAATATACAATTAAAGAAAACCAACGTTTACATCCTACCGAATTAGGGAAAATTATTTCACAATTTCTAGAAACTAACTTCCCTAACATTATGGATATTGGCTTCACAGCATTCATGGAAGATGAACTAGAATTGATTGCTGACAATAAAAAATCTTGGAAATTGCTTCTTAAAGAGTTTTGGGATCAGTTCTTTCCTGTGGTAACCAAAGTAGAAAAAGAAGCTGTGATTCCCCGTATCGTGACAGATATCCCCTGTTCAGCGTGCCATAAAGGAAAACTCGTAAAAATCTGGGCTAAAAACCGCTATTTCTACGGATGTTCAGAATATCCGGAATGTGACTTTAAAACTTCGGAAGAAGAGCTAACCTTTAATAAAGATGATTATGCTGAAGCAACAGCTTGGGATAGTCCTTGTCCTGTATGTCACGGACCAATGAAAATCCGTCATGGGCGTTTTGGTACATTTTTAGGATGCTTAAATTACCCCAAATGTCGTGGTACAATTACCTTGCATAAAAAAGGAGAGGAAATCGAAGAAGAAGAAGCTATCCCTTGCCCCGCTATTGGATGTTCGGGGAAAATTTTGAAAAAGCGCTCACGATACAATAAAACATTTTATTCATGTTCGGAGTATCCCAATTGTAGCGTGATTGGCAATACCATAGATGCGGTAATTAGCAAATACACGGGAACAGAAAAGACTCCCTATGAAAAGAAAACTACAAAGAAAAAAACACTAGAGAAAAACAATAAAAATAAAGCCAAAAATACTACAAAGAAAAAGAAAGAAACTTCTTCACGCAAAGGTTCTTTGCTTAGACCTTCTCCAGAATTAGCACAAATCCTTGGTGAAGAACCCATAACACGTGGAGAGGCTACCAAAAAGATATGGGAATATATTAAAAAGTCCCATCTTCAGGATCCAATGAATAAAAAACGACTAATTCCTGATGATAAACTTCAAAAAATTATTGGATCCGAGCCTATTGACATGTTTCAATTACCTAAGCTATTAAGCGAACACTTACTTAAAATAAATGAATCCTAATCCTATTCATCTGATTCTTCATAAGAATCGATAAGTTGATATACCTCTTGTGCTGTAGTAGCTTTAGATAGTGCAGAACGCAATAAACGTACATTAAAAGCGGATTTTAAGTAGTGACCACATAATTTTCGTGTTTCCATCAAAAGCTTCGCTTCACTTTGATAGTACTCATCCACCCACTGTAAATGTTGCATCAAGGCGTGTTTCCTTTGAGAAAAAGAAATGTGTCGGTAGGTGCCTGTTGTAAGATAGTCCTGCACTTGCTGAGCAATCCAAGGAGCCCCCATGGTTCCTCGAGCAATAAGCACGCCGTCACATTTCGTGGTTTCTAACATATGTTTGGCTGCTTCTGGAGAAAAAACATCGCCATTCCCAAATACAGGAAAATCGGAGCCTGCAGCAATTTTTGCCCGTTTTATATACTCCCAATTACTTACTCCTACATAACCTTGAGCTCGCGTTCTTCCATGTACAAAAACAGCACTCGCCCCTGCCTCTTTAATAATACGGACAGTTTCTTCAACATTAATACTACGTTCATCCCATCCCGAGCGTATTTTTACAGTAATAGGAAGAGACACAGATGTAGTAATTTTCTCTATTATTTTCCCTATGAGCGACGGGGATTTCAACAAACCAGATCCACTACCATCCTTAGTAATCCTATCTGTAGGACACCCACAGTTTAAATCAATGATATCGAAACCTAAATCCTCTAACATTTTAGCAGCTTCCCCGGCCATTTTAGGGCAACTCCCGCATAGCTGTCCCCCTATCGGACGCATATCTTCAGAATAGGTTAGTAATTTTAATGTTCTCAAGGGAGAATAGTGAAGTCCTTCCACCTTGACCATTTCGCAAAACATCAAAGCAGGATGGTATATGGAAGACATTCTTCTATAAGGATAATCTGAAAATCCTGCTAAAGGAGCATAAACTACAGGAGAACGAAGACAAAGATTTTTTATATATATTGAAGACGCCATGAAGACTAAAAAATATGAATAACCACAAACCGTAGGATTCGTATCACAATAAAAGGAACGGCTTCTAAACAAAAGAGAGCAACCAAGGGACTAATATCAATAAAACCAATTCGAGGAATAAATCTTCTAAACAAAGCTAAATACGGATCTACTAACCTATAAACATACCGATACCAGGACATGTGCCGGCATTCGGGAATCCAAGAAGCTAAAATATACACTAAAATTAAAAAACTATAAATATTAATAGCGGTTCTCAAAAAATAAGATACCATTTCTTTTCCCTTTATAAACAATTAATATGTGTTTTCCTTGAAAAACAGTCATTTATTCCTTAAAATGATTATCTTTATTTTAACATGTTACGCTATGAATTTTAAATTACCTATATACCGCATTGGGGTAACCCAAGATATAGAGAATACTATTAAAATAGCAATCTTGCAGAAAACATGTAAAGAATGGGTAGTAGCTTATTGTGCGCAAATTTGCGGAAATTCATGGCATCTTCCGAAAAAATACCGGGTTGCTCCATGTACTTTTTCTTTAAAAGGTACAAACAGCTTAATCAAAAGTGCCATATCTTCACTAAAGAAGAAAAGAAATATTTTAAAAACCACACTAACAGATTTAGAAACACATACTATTTTCTCTCGAGAATCCTTAGTCATCACCCCCTGTATAGGGAAGAAAGATTCTTTTAGAGAAACTCCCATTACACTTTGGATCACGCGAAAAGAAACGATCGAACATGAAATAAATTTATTGCACCAAGCCCAAGTCTTCCCCGACACACTCTCTTGCCAACCCGCGGACATTTTCTTTATAGCTCAACAAACACCATTAAAAGCTTTACCCGTCTATTTTTTAGTGTATGTGGGGTCTGTAGAAACAACCTGCCTGTTTGTCAAAAACGGGGCCGTACTCGTCTCGCGCTCTTTTCCCAATTCTTCTCAAGAATACCAGGAAAATATTCTAACGACTTTGCATTATGTCAAAGACACCTACCCCACCATAACTTTGTCTGTAATTCATGGAATACACCTGTCCCAAGAACTTACAAAATCTCTAGAACAAACCATTAACTTACCAATCGTGCCCTGCCAAATCACTGCCCTAGATGTGGAAAAAGATACCTGGCTAAATTATGGTGATGCTATTCTTGCTGCCTATCATGGGACCTCTAGAAAAGCAGTGACATTTCCCTATAATCCCGTTTTCAATAGTATTACCTCACAAAAGCACTGGTTACAACGCACAGCATTCCTCATTGGCAAATTAACATTGGCTTCCTCTCTGCTTGTCGGCATA encodes:
- the topA gene encoding type I DNA topoisomerase, whose translation is MKKSLIVVESPAKIKTLQKLLGKSFIFASSLGHVVDLPAKEFGIDINHDFEPIYRVLPDKQEVINHIRKLAESCDVVYLSPDPDREGEAIAWHIAQQLPKHTKIQRIAFNAITKNAVTEALKHPRPIDMALVNAQQARRLLDRIVGYKISPILSRKLQQRSGISAGRVQSVALKLVVDREKAIETFIPTEYWNIRVLLQDALTEKTFWAHLYAADGKKWEKELPKGKNPEEILLINSKEKAEYYVQRLENASYRVTRVEAKEKRRHASPPFITSTLQQEASRHFRFSSSRTMSIAQTLYEGVELDNEDATGLITYMRTDSTRTDPEALATVRNYIQTTFGLEYLPQAPNLFSTKKMTQDAHEAIRPTDIRLSPDKLQNKLSDEQFKLYSLIWKRFVASQMNPAIYDTLTLTISTNEKIDLRASGSVLKFRGFLVVYEEKHDDDPSQEDNPLLPQLHAQDILEKIQVTAEQAFTKPLPRFTEASLIKELEKSGIGRPSTYATIMNKIQNREYTIKENQRLHPTELGKIISQFLETNFPNIMDIGFTAFMEDELELIADNKKSWKLLLKEFWDQFFPVVTKVEKEAVIPRIVTDIPCSACHKGKLVKIWAKNRYFYGCSEYPECDFKTSEEELTFNKDDYAEATAWDSPCPVCHGPMKIRHGRFGTFLGCLNYPKCRGTITLHKKGEEIEEEEAIPCPAIGCSGKILKKRSRYNKTFYSCSEYPNCSVIGNTIDAVISKYTGTEKTPYEKKTTKKKTLEKNNKNKAKNTTKKKKETSSRKGSLLRPSPELAQILGEEPITRGEATKKIWEYIKKSHLQDPMNKKRLIPDDKLQKIIGSEPIDMFQLPKLLSEHLLKINES
- a CDS encoding YggT family protein, which produces MVSYFLRTAINIYSFLILVYILASWIPECRHMSWYRYVYRLVDPYLALFRRFIPRIGFIDISPLVALFCLEAVPFIVIRILRFVVIHIF
- the dusB gene encoding tRNA dihydrouridine synthase DusB — protein: MASSIYIKNLCLRSPVVYAPLAGFSDYPYRRMSSIYHPALMFCEMVKVEGLHYSPLRTLKLLTYSEDMRPIGGQLCGSCPKMAGEAAKMLEDLGFDIIDLNCGCPTDRITKDGSGSGLLKSPSLIGKIIEKITTSVSLPITVKIRSGWDERSINVEETVRIIKEAGASAVFVHGRTRAQGYVGVSNWEYIKRAKIAAGSDFPVFGNGDVFSPEAAKHMLETTKCDGVLIARGTMGAPWIAQQVQDYLTTGTYRHISFSQRKHALMQHLQWVDEYYQSEAKLLMETRKLCGHYLKSAFNVRLLRSALSKATTAQEVYQLIDSYEESDE